Proteins encoded in a region of the Gulosibacter sediminis genome:
- the dnaG gene encoding DNA primase: MARIRRTDIDEVRARTNIDDVVGDYVTLKSAGVGSRKGLCPFHDERTPSFHVRPQLGFYHCFGCGESGDVFSFLQKMDHISFVEAVERLAGRLGYQLTYEDGGEAPDHSNRVRLLQVNAEAEKFFQAQLATADAQIGRDFLGGRGFDPQAAAHFGVGYAPKSWDALSKHLRTKGYSTQELQDAGLVSTNDRGSSYDRFRGRLVWPIRDTSGQTVGFGARKLFDDDKGPKYLNTPETEIYHKSRVLYGLDLAKRDISRGHKVVVVEGYTDVMAAHLAGVTTAVATCGTAFGVDHIKILRRIMDDESNRGRVIFNFDPDEAGRKAAMRAFAEENRFVAQTFVAVDTTHEGLDPCDLRLKHGDAAIVSLIDHAVPMYEFVVREQIKRHNLRNAEGRVAALREAAPIIASIRDRALRPEYVRQLSGWLGMDLEQVQREVRRHEQAANAPSDPHGDPSGIADNTYAMPIVRMRDLPNDPITRLERDALSAVLQYPKMLSEVQLDGVLAASFSDASLDTVRNAIVATRGTLGTPQWLPEVHEEVPSSFVPLVTDLSMAPLPAGPGPEQVAAYVRSVTAALIERDLLRRKAELLGELKRTDIETDPLGHRELSERLVEVERRKRELRESVEA; this comes from the coding sequence ATGGCGCGCATCCGACGAACTGACATTGACGAGGTACGAGCGCGCACGAATATCGACGACGTCGTCGGCGACTACGTCACGCTGAAGTCGGCGGGTGTCGGCTCGCGCAAGGGCCTGTGCCCGTTCCACGACGAGCGCACGCCGTCGTTTCACGTCCGCCCGCAACTCGGTTTCTACCACTGCTTCGGCTGCGGGGAGTCGGGCGATGTCTTCTCGTTCCTGCAGAAGATGGACCACATCAGCTTCGTCGAGGCCGTCGAGCGGCTCGCGGGGCGCCTCGGGTACCAGCTCACCTACGAGGACGGCGGTGAGGCCCCAGATCACAGCAACCGCGTGCGCCTGCTGCAGGTGAACGCCGAGGCCGAGAAGTTCTTCCAGGCGCAACTCGCCACCGCCGACGCACAGATCGGCCGCGACTTCCTCGGCGGTCGCGGGTTTGACCCGCAGGCCGCTGCGCACTTCGGCGTCGGTTACGCCCCGAAATCATGGGATGCGCTCTCGAAGCACCTGCGCACGAAGGGCTACTCGACGCAGGAGTTGCAGGACGCCGGGCTCGTGTCGACGAACGATCGCGGCTCGAGCTACGACCGCTTCCGCGGCCGCCTCGTCTGGCCGATCCGCGACACCTCCGGGCAGACCGTCGGTTTCGGCGCGCGCAAGCTCTTCGACGACGACAAGGGCCCGAAGTATCTGAACACGCCCGAGACCGAGATCTACCACAAGTCGCGCGTGCTCTACGGGCTCGATCTCGCGAAGCGCGACATCTCGCGCGGCCACAAGGTGGTCGTGGTCGAGGGCTACACCGACGTCATGGCTGCCCACCTCGCGGGCGTGACCACCGCTGTCGCCACCTGTGGCACGGCCTTCGGCGTCGACCACATCAAAATTTTGCGGCGCATCATGGACGACGAGTCGAATCGCGGCCGCGTCATCTTCAACTTCGACCCTGACGAGGCTGGCCGCAAGGCCGCCATGCGCGCGTTCGCGGAGGAGAACCGCTTCGTCGCGCAGACCTTCGTCGCGGTCGACACGACGCACGAGGGCCTCGACCCGTGCGACCTGCGTCTGAAGCACGGCGACGCGGCGATCGTGTCGCTCATCGACCACGCCGTTCCGATGTATGAGTTCGTCGTGCGCGAGCAGATCAAGCGCCACAACCTGCGCAATGCCGAGGGTCGCGTGGCGGCCCTGCGCGAGGCCGCGCCGATCATCGCGAGCATCCGCGACCGCGCCCTGCGCCCCGAGTACGTGCGCCAGCTCTCGGGCTGGCTCGGCATGGACCTCGAGCAGGTACAACGCGAGGTGCGTCGACACGAGCAGGCGGCGAACGCGCCGAGCGACCCCCATGGTGATCCGAGCGGAATCGCCGACAACACCTACGCGATGCCGATCGTGCGCATGCGCGATCTGCCGAACGACCCGATCACCCGGCTCGAGCGCGACGCCCTCAGCGCCGTCCTGCAATACCCGAAGATGCTGTCAGAGGTGCAGCTCGACGGCGTGCTCGCCGCCAGCTTCTCGGATGCGTCGCTCGACACCGTGCGCAACGCGATCGTGGCGACGCGCGGCACCCTCGGCACGCCGCAGTGGTTGCCCGAGGTGCACGAGGAGGTACCGTCGTCGTTCGTGCCGCTGGTCACCGACCTATCGATGGCGCCGCTGCCCGCCGGGCCCGGCCCCGAACAGGTGGCCGCGTACGTGCGGTCGGTCACCGCGGCGCTCATCGAGCGCGACCTGCTTCGCCGCAAGGCCGAGCTGCTCGGCGAGCTGAAGCGCACTGACATCGAGACGGACCCCCTCGGGCACCGTGAGCTCAGCGAACGGCTCGTTGAGGTCGAGCGCCGCAAGCGCGAGCTGCGCGAGTCCGTCGAGGCCTAA